In Penicillium psychrofluorescens genome assembly, chromosome: 5, a single window of DNA contains:
- a CDS encoding uncharacterized protein (ID:PFLUO_008009-T1.cds;~source:funannotate) produces MGAGQSAELGYGSPPEELSYILADRFATKCFTSLELTHFKDNFFFRASEQGGLRYWNEKTLSDFLGIPDGCYSAAHQYPLDAGPVLFRMVSYLGAFPFQSTMAPSVLTFEAMVKVVVLLTERYGKVLKRGRRDRIKLLFGSLADVGRRDLGSSPDRGLEKEGDGSGAEKEVDESAAEHSHAPGFAIDEPADEEFDEDDEDDDLALAALESLDAIEVFKHDHRIDKTVYETRISIDTFRRLLMLLLAIAPLNSLESVQTFMSDLREERLDDIQKQADHIIAAFSPEQHDGGISYKAFARTITTSLPYLFDPLTPLFEHLLFSKNLDFSKRRQKGPSLPIQDAIEKKEATPPPPSPLPSIMLPGSFESSILNPVLTSHLSFFLSSTSPSLNLFRSGIRLHPVFSTIAHGSSLTSFSHHVLTWQSATLLILHGVPQNSSSSSSSSTDLVTLGAYLPQPWKSSSSHSSISTTTTSDPPPVLFQLSPTHLLLQGNTSPSIVQKQNLPPAYFSTHTGIALGCQIPPSSRSHHAQPTPHGAGSLSIDVNLETADFIALPVGHDGVFLPSGTASPFDEPVKNKLDIYALEVWGVLPDPEQSSTEGVNAVEIQRNKWEFEAREAERRRNINLKAGVGDSSQESARWLLETAGVIGDQQGGRHGGSV; encoded by the exons ATGGGCGCAGGCCAGTCAGCGGAGCTCGGATATGGGTCGCCCCCAG AGGAATTAAGCTACATTCTGGCCGACCGCTTCGCAACCAAATGCTTCACCTCGCTAGAACTCACGCATTTCAAAgacaacttcttcttccgcgcctCCGAGCAGGGCGGCCTGCGCTACTGGAACGAAAAGACCCTCTCCGACTTCCTGGGCATTCCCGATGGCTGCTACTCCGCCGCGCACCAGTACCCGCTTGACGCGGGCCCGGTTCTCTTCCGCATGGTCTCGTACCTAGGCGCCTTTCCGTTCCAGAGTACCATGGCGCCCAGCGTGCTCACCTTTGAGGCCATGGTTAAGGTTGTCGTGCTGCTCACGGAGCGGTATGGGAAGGTGCTGAAGCGGGGCCGCCGGGACCGGATCAAGTTGCTCTTTGGGAGCTTGGCAGATgtggggaggagggatcTGGGGTCTTCGCCTGATCGggggttggagaaggaaggagatggtAGCGGTGCAGAGAAGGAAGTGGATGAGTCGGCTGCTGAGCATTCTCACGCGCCTGGATTTGCGATTGACGAGCCTGCTGATGAGGAGtttgacgaggatgatgaagacgatgactTGGCGCTTGCGGCGTTGGAGTCGCTGGATGCCATTGAAGTGTTTAAGCATGATCACCGCATTGACAAGACGGTCTATGAAACGCGCATCTCGATTGACACGTTCCGCCGACTGCTCATGCTATTACTCGCTATTGCGCCTTTGAATTCGCTCGAGTCCGTCCAGACATTCATGTCGGATTTGCGTGAAGAACGACTAGACGACATCCAGAAACAGGCTGACCATATCATCGCGGCCTTTTCTCCCGAGCAACACGACGGCGGAATCTCCTACAAGGCTTTCGCCAGGACGATCACGACTTCGCTGCCCTACCTCTTCGATCCATTGACTCCGCTTTTCGAACACCTTCTCTTCAGCAAGAACCTGGATTTCTCCAAAAGACGGCAGAAGGGACCGTCACTCCCTATACAAGACGCCatcgagaagaaagaagcaactcctccgccaccatcaccactcCCGTCCATCATGCTCCCCGGCAGCTTCGAGTCCAGCATTCTCAACCCGGTTCTAACATCACACCtgtccttcttcctctcatccACCTCTCCATCCCTGAACCTCTTCCGCAGCGGTATCCGTCTCCATCCCGTCTTCTCAACAATAGCCCACGGCTCCTCTctcacctccttctcccatcaCGTCTTAACCTGGCAATCCGCCaccctcctcatcctccatgGCGTACCCCAAAattcatcctcatcctcctcctccagcaccgacCTCGTCACCTTAGGCGCCTATCTCCCCCAACCATGGaaatcctcctcctcccacagcAGCAtatcaaccaccaccacttcAGACCCACCACCCGTTCTCTTCCAACTCTCCCCAACCCACCTACTCCTCCAGGGCAACACCTCACCCTCAATAGTCCAGAAACAAAACCTTCCACCAGCCTACTTCTCTACTCACACCGGCATAGCGCTCGGCTGCCAAATCCCCCCCTCCTCACGAAGCCACCACGCCCAACCGACCCCACACGGCGCAGGCAGTCTCTCGATAGACGTGAATCTCGAAACGGCAGATTTCATTGCTCTGCCCGTCGGTCACGACGgcgtcttcttgccatccgGTACGGCGTCTCCGTTTGACGAGCCCGTCAAAAATAAACTGGATATCTACGCCCTCGAGGTGTGGGGGGTTCTTCCGGACCCGGAACAGTCCTCTACAGAGGGAGTGAATGCCGTGGAGATACAGCGCAATAAGTGGGAATTCGAGGCGCGGGAGGCGGAGCGGAGACGCAATATCAATCTCAAGGCTGGGGTGGGTGATTCGAGTCAGGAGAGTGCGCGGTGGTTGTTGGAGACGGCCGGGGTAATTGGAGATCAGCAGGGTGGGAGGCATGGGGGGAGTGTGTGA
- a CDS encoding uncharacterized protein (ID:PFLUO_008010-T1.cds;~source:funannotate) — protein MPKSNDSKGKQPMRPEDEADPKPVGGAEAGTDDAPSSGTTKKIPAKVVESMLEQNPALKQELAAMDKDKAAETLQNMDISQLLTGLSLGGKNQKDMASYKFWQTQPVPRFEDQGRQKQVTQGPIKRINPDEVSQTPDQLLEGFEWCTLDLTNTEELTELYELLNNHYVEDDNAMFRFSYSQSFLHWALMSPGWRKEWHVGVRATKSRKLVASICGVPTELRVRGERIKVTEINFLCIHKKLRSKRLTPVLIKEITRRCYLNGIFQAIYTGGIILPTPVSSCRYYHRALDWLKLYEVGFSPLPHGSTKARQITKNHLPNQTTMPGLRPMEAKDVDAVFDLLERYMRRFQLNQAFTREEIDHWLVHKDLPAQDQVVWSYVVEDPETHKITDFVSFYNLESTVIDNPKHQAVRAAYLYYYATETAFTEDTKALKKQLLVLINDALILAKKAKFDVFNALTLHDNPLFLEQLKFGAGDGQLHFYLYNYRAAPVPGGINDKNLPDEKRMGGVGIVML, from the exons ATGCCGAAATCAAATGACTCCAAGGGGAAACAACCCATGCGCCCGGAGGACGAGGCTGACCCCAAGCCCGTTGGCGGGGCCGAGGCAGGCACTG ACGACGCCCCTTCCTCCGGcacgacgaagaagatccccGCGAAAGTGGTCGAGTCAATGCTGGAACAGAATCCGGCACTGAAACAGGAGCTCGCCGCGATGGACAAGGATAAGGCCGCGGAGACGCTGCAGAACATGGATATCTCACAATTACTCACTGGACTGTCACTGGGAGGCAAGAACCAAAAGGATATGGCTTCGTACAAGTTCTGGCAGACCCAGCCCGTGCCTCGGTTCGAAGACCAGGGGCGTCAGAAGCAGGTCACCCAGGGTCCGATCAAGAGGATCAACCCCGACGAAGTGTCCCAGACACCGGATCAGCTGCTGGAGGGATTCGAGTGGTGCACCTTGGATCTGACCAACACCGAGGAGCTCACGGAACTCTACGAGCTGCTGAACAACCACTATGTCGAGGATGACAACGCCATGTTCCGGTTCAGCTATTCGCAGTCGTTCCTACACTGGGCCCTGATGTCTCCCGGCTGGAGAAAGGAATGGCACGTCGGGGTGCGGGCCACCAAGTCACGCAAGCTGGTTGCCTCGATCTGCGGTGTCCCTACGGAGCTGCGCGTTCGCGGCGAGCGCATCAAGGTCACCGAGATCAACTTCCTCTGTATCCACAAGAAGCTGCGCTCGAAGCGGTTGACCCCGGTCCTGATCAAGGAGATTACCCGGCGCTGCTACCTCAATGGCATTTTCCAGGCCATCTACACCGGTGGCATCATCCTGCCCACGCCCGTCAGCTCCTGCCGGTACTACCACCGCGCGCTGGACTGGCTGAAGCTCTACGAAGTCGGCTTCTCGCCCCTGCCCCATGGCTCGACCAAGGCTCGCCAGATCACTAAGAACCACCTGCCCAACCAGACCACCATGCCCGGTCTGCGGCCCATGGAAGCCAAAGACGTCGACGCCGTCTTTGACCTGCTGGAGCGGTACATGCGGCGGTTCCAGCTCAACCAGGCCTTCACgcgcgaggagattgacCACTGGCTGGTGCACAAGGATCTACCTGCACAGGATCAGGTCGTCTGGTCGTATGTGGTGGAAGACCCGGAGACGCACAAGATCACGGACTTTGTCTCATTCTACAACCTCGAGTCAACGGTCATCGATAACCCCAAGCACCAGGCCGTGCGCGCAGCGTATCTGTACTACTATGCGACCGAAACGGCATTCACAGAGGACACGAAGGCGCTCAAAAagcagctgctggtgctgatCAACGATGCCCTCATCCTGGCCAAGAAG GCTAAATTCGACGTGTTCAACGCTCTTACACTGCACGACAACCCGCTgttcctggagcagcttAAGTTCGGGGCGGGCGATGGGCAGCTCCATTTCTATCTGTACAACTACCGCGCGGCGCCAGTGCCGGGAGGGATCAACGACAAGAACCTGCCGGACGAGAAGCGTATGGGTGGCGTTGGGATTGTCATGCTGTAA